From the genome of Cryptococcus deuterogattii R265 chromosome 5, complete sequence:
GAAGAATCCAAGGGGCTAGTGGTCATTTATACATCTACGTTCATTGTGTTTCGGTTGATTGAACAGAGATGGGCttttcattcattcatcgTACGTCTTATTGTATCCTGTCATCAAGAGGCTGCGAACGGGTGAGTTTTGGCATTTGCGACTACTTCTAATGTGTATTTGGCAGATGGCAAGTGATTGATAAAGGACTTACTTGTCATGGCGGCGTAAAAATTAAGGGACACATGATAAGGAGGAAATACCCGTCGTAGGAGTTTCGAAAACATGGCCGAGTCGCAGCCGAACAATCCTTGTTGTCTTGGACATATTAGGAGGTATCTTGCGGATCCCCTGCTCGAGTTGTCTATGcttctctcttcaacaCTCTTTCCTCACTAGAGCGTCAGTACCTACTCCAACGACTACTCACAGCTTAGCATAATGGCTCGAAAAATCACGGTCGCCGCTGCTCAAGTTGGGGCGGTCCACAAAGATTCTCAACGATCCGAAACCCTTTCGCGCTTGATATCTCTTCTGGAAGAAGCCAGTAAGAAAGGCGTACAAGTGCTTGTGTACCCGTAAGCATCATGGTTCAAGAAAGTGAATGCGCTCATCCTGGATGGAGTGAGACAACCTTTaccaccttctttcctcgctGGAAAGGCTTGGATGATGATCCGGAGGAGCTGGACCGATGGTTTGAACATGGAGACATCACTGACAACCCAAACATCATTGTATGTTCAATGGCTCCTTTTGGAACAGACAGCTTACTCCCAATGTTTCAGCCATTGGTATCTCGAGCTAAGGAGTTAGGCATCGACATTGTAATCGGATATGGAGAGAAAACCGATGACAGGCATTACTACAATACCTGCTCTTATATCCATGCAGGCAAAGAAGTCTCCAAGTATCGGAAGGTGCACCTCCCCGGTAATAAGGAGCCCTACCCTGATCCTGAATTTATTGACCAGCTTGAGAAGCGATACTTCGAGCCTGGGGATTATGGATTCAGGGTATGTGAATTGTAAAAGAAGTAACGAAACCTCAATCTGACCGTTTGTAAATAATTTCAGGCTTTCCGCGTACCAAATCTTGCTGTGACACCTGAAGATGGCGAAGCAATTGCTGGCATGATGAGTGGGTTATCAATATTTAATCTGATATGCCCTTTATTGATATGTGGTTATTTTACTTAGTCTGTAATGACCGTCGTTGGGCTGGTGGGACTATCTTTCAACTTGACGTCTATTCATCAAAGAACTGATTGTATATAAAATACAGAATCATGGCGTTGCCTCGGGCTGCAGGGCGTTGAGCTTGTGTGCTTGGGCTATAACACTAGTACTTGGGCACCGGGATTGTAAGTCAGTTTGGCCTTTAGTCCAGCGGAAAGCATTGACAGGATGTAGGTTTGGTCACTCAAAAGGTTTACACCAAATTGACCGCCCCAGTTATTTGATGCTGACTTTCACTTTCTCCATTCAGATGCCGATCCTAAGGCAATCAAGGCTCAGTCAGAATTTCAACATCTCCTCGTCATGCAAGCACATTCATATACCAATGCGACATTCTCTATTGCTGCTGCCCGCGCTGGTTTTGATGACGGCAAATTTGGCCTAATCGGTTGCTCTTGTAAGTCTGTCAACCGTTGTGCAGGCCTCATGTCCTCACCATGTTAAAAGGCATCGTTCACCCCGAAGGCCACATCATTGCTCAATCCAAAACCACGGATGATGAATTGGTCGTTGCTACTATCGATCTAGACGACGCAAAGATCGGCAAACAGAAGGTCTTCAATTTTGGTTTGCACCGTCAACCTCATCAGTACTCCATTATTACTCAACAGGCGGGGGTTGTTGTTCCTCCTTGCCTTAGCTGAAAATCTGAAGAGACATGAAGGGTGTGGTATGGTTCATATATATTCGGTAACTCGGGCCTCTTTGCATGCAATTAGTTGGGATAGATGACTACTGCCTCTGACCGTCAATATTATTGGATATAGACCTCTTTCGAACAACTATTGTTGGTAACCAATGTTTTACACAGCCCTGCTGATTCGTTGAATAGATTTTATCCATGGAATTCGCGCACACGTATAATACACACCTTGTTGAGAGAATGTTAGCGAGGTGGATACTGTTATATCATTTAGCTTGTAGTAGCAAGCATAGATAGATATATAAGTCCATAGTAGCTTGGTACCGAACggcttttcttcatctgacTTTGGTTAGACAGAAAGCTGAGTAACGGTACCAGATATCCTCCATCATTTAACACACCTCAAAATAAACAATATGATCTTAGCTGAAAGTAGTATGAATCAACGCTGAGGAATGAATCGTCAAGTAGGTGGCGCATTGGCAGCTCGGTGCATATTTCAAAATATGGAGATACTTGTATGTTTTACTTTCCATTGTCATACAACCAAGTGGCAACCCTTCGTTTGTCGTTCGCGATGGATTTAACAGCTGACATGGTAAGTTGACTCGCCTGTCGTTTCAAATACTCTCCGTCTTTCGGCGAGCCGAAAAGCCTCCCTTCAGCCCACACAATTTTGCCCCGAATGATAGTGTACCGAGGCCAGTTGTTGAACATCATGCCCTCATACGGAGAGTCTGTCCTTTTTGTCAGTATCCGTTTGGATGAACCGGATTGACTTACAATCAGCACCATGGTGTAGATGATCATTGGTGAGGCCGAAAGGTGCCATTTTATTTTCAGGATACCTGTAGTACGCCAGCCAAAGTCAGTAATGAGAAATTGAATAAAGGTaaacgaaaagaaaacgaTTACCAAATGACAAGGTCGGCGTCGGAAAGACCAGGCAAGAGTGCACCTTTTCGAGGATATAATCCATACTATAAACATTAAAGCATCAGTCCTGGAGTTCAGAAACTGTAACGGATCAAAATTTACCAGCTTAGCAGGTGCCGTGGATGTCAGTTCTACAAATCGCTCAGGTGTAATACGTCCTTTAAGGAGACCGTAGTTGAACAAGAGAGGAAGTCTGGTCTCAATCCCCGGGCAGCCTGAACAGTTAACGTTGCCATCTATTACGACCAATATTACGACCAATGAAGCACCTACCATTGGGGATATATTTGAAATGACCGCTCTTACCGTGCATAACTTCATGTACATGATCCTGATCAACTGGGCATGTCACGCTCCGCATACTTTCTTCATGCTGTACGATACCGAGAGCCTTGCCATCGATATCACCATAACTGGCGAGGATGAGTAACGGCGACGATCAGATACAGAACATGGCGCTCACCGGAAAGGGCAGTGATCACTAGAATAGATAGTGAAAGTACCGTTGCGCAGACCGCTACAGTTGACTCAGCAAATATCACTGGTCATTGGGCGGAAGGTACATACGTCCATAAAGCTTCCTGATCAGAGTCATCAGGtcctggaggaggggaaCAGATCATCTTGGAGTTCTCGAAACACTGGGGGGAGTGGAACTTTTTCTGTATAACGTCTGATTCACCTATCTAACAATGGGGTGACAGGACACATACTAGGTCTTCCCAAGTGAGATGAAGGTATTGTGGACATGTCTCCGCGAAAACCGGAAAGCCACGAGTCTGTGCGTTTCGAATGACCTCGGCCGCAGACTATGCGACATATTAGCTCGGCAAATAAATCTATATCCTACCAATTCATGAGGGTATACGTACTGCTGAACCGACATGCACAAAGAGGACTGGGTT
Proteins encoded in this window:
- a CDS encoding dihydropyrimidinase, with the protein product MSKQFDLVVKNGIVVTSGDTGKLDIAIKDGKIAHLAANISEDLAEKVIDAEGGYVMPGGVDAHVHLAQDFPSGPSGRLGKCADDFETGSRSAICGGTTTFISFAQQNRWEESLLQVVENYDARAKATGSYCDYAYHVIITRPELETLKVELPVIVEKWGITSCKLFMTYAALQLRDNELLDVMYEARRLAITTMIHAENGDLISWLTDKLEERGMVEPRYHAESRPPVVEMEATSRAIVLAEMIQNPVLFVHVGSASAAEVIRNAQTRGFPVFAETCPQYLHLTWEDLKKFHSPQCFENSKMICSPPPGPDDSDQEALWTGLRNGTFTIYSSDHCPFRYGDIDGKALGIVQHEESMRSVTCPVDQDHVHEVMHGKSGHFKYIPNGCPGIETRLPLLFNYGLLKGRITPERFVELTSTAPAKLYGLYPRKGALLPGLSDADLVIWYPENKMAPFGLTNDHLHHGADYSPYEGMMFNNWPRYTIIRGKIVWAEGRLFGSPKDGEYLKRQASQLTMSAVKSIANDKRRVATWLYDNGK